One window of Quercus robur chromosome 12, dhQueRobu3.1, whole genome shotgun sequence genomic DNA carries:
- the LOC126709737 gene encoding heavy metal-associated isoprenylated plant protein 36-like — protein MANKPPEYQGADTLKYQTWVLRVSIHCEGCKKKVKKVLQSIEGVYETTVDSQQHKVTVTGNVEADTLIKKLLRSGKHAELWPEKKEKKSGKSKNNKDQKNIEEDGDGEQKNTDGSNGGIGKDTDGGDTDKEDEESEEVGGENVGGNNGGGGGGGGGKKKKKKKKKKGQNSNSLNGDGGRGGDGDSGENFGDVLPGGGSPMSPHDMAPPMAAMNLSPPHQHMYPYPPMNYPPQVPYSMSYNMAYPSASDASYYVPPMHANRYSHHGIYGPPAPPPLPSNPIYTHSDDDDESACSIM, from the exons atggCAAACAAACCACCTGAATATCAAGGCGCAGACACCCTGAAATACCAG ACATGGGTTTTGAGAGTTTCAATCCACTGTGAAGGCTGCAAGAAGAAAGTCAAGAAAGTTCTTCAAAGCATAGAAG GTGTTTATGAGACCACTGTGGATTCACAGCAGCACAAGGTTACAGTGACTGGCAACGTGGAGGCAGATACCCTTATCAAGAAGCTTTTGAGATCAGGCAAACATGCTGAGCTTTGGCctgagaaaaaggaaaagaagtcTGGAAAATCAAAGAATAACAAGGACCAGAAAAAtattgaagaagatggtgatGGTGAGCAAAAAAATACAGACGGTAGCAATGGTGGTATTGGTAAAGATACTGATGGCGGTGACACAgataaagaagatgaagaaagtgAGGAGGTTGGTGGAGAAAATGTTGGAGGAaataatggtggtggtggtggtggtggtggagggaaaaagaagaaaaagaagaagaagaagaaaggacaAAATAGTAATTCTCTTAATGGTGATGGTGGCAGGGGCGGCGACGGTGACAGCGGTGAGAATTTCGGCGATGTACTACCTGGCGGTGGTTCTCCTATGTCACCTCATGACATGGCCCCTCCTATGGCCGCGATGAATCTTAGCCCTCCACATCAACATATGTACCCATATCCACCAATGAATTATCCACCGCAAGTACCATATAGTATGAGTTACAACATGGCATACCCTAGTGCTAGTGACGCTTCATATTATGTACCTCCCATGCATGCTAATAGGTACTCTCACCATGGTATCTATGGGCCACCGGccccaccaccactaccatcTAATCCAATTTATacacatagtgatgatgatgatgagagtGCTTGCTCAATCATGTGA